From the Lathyrus oleraceus cultivar Zhongwan6 chromosome 4, CAAS_Psat_ZW6_1.0, whole genome shotgun sequence genome, one window contains:
- the LOC127076719 gene encoding uclacyanin-3, producing MNTSMIASFLVLLLAFPYVFATDYTVGDANQWTQGVDYTTWTSGKTFKVGDNLVFKYGGTHQVNEVDESDYKSCSSSNTIKNYADGDSKVPLTKTGKIYFICPTPGHCTAGMKLEVNVVAASTTPTPSGTPPTTKTPTPSTTPSTTPSTPSSETNSTSPPPPKDSGAIGVSNGVGILMGSLFLVLGFMG from the exons ATGAACACATCAATGATTGCTTCATTTTTGGTTTTGTTGTTGGCTTTTCCTTATGTATTTGCAACTGATTACACTGTTGGTGATGCTAATCAATGGACTCAAGGGGTTGATTACACGACATGGACTTCTGGAAAAACATTCAAAGTTGGTGATAATTTAG TGTTCAAATATGGAGGAACTCATCAAGTGAATGAAGTTGATGAGAGTGATTACAAAAGTTGCAGTTCAAGCAACACCATAAAGAACTATGCAGATGGAGATTCAAAGGTTCCATTAACAAAAACAGGAAAGATTTACTTCATATGTCCAACACCAGGTCATTGTACTGCTGGAATGAAACTTGAAGTCAATGTTGTTGCTGCTAGCACCACCCCAACTCCTAGTGGCACCCCTCCAACAACCAAAACTCCTACTCCTTCAACAACACCATCAACCACTCCATCAACCCCATCTTCTGAGACTAACTCAACTTCTCCACCACCACCAAAGGATAGTGGAGCTATCGGTGTTTCTAATGGTGTTGGTATTTTGATGGGATCTTTGTTTTTGGTTTTGGGTTTCATGGGCTAG